From Lolium perenne isolate Kyuss_39 chromosome 5, Kyuss_2.0, whole genome shotgun sequence, a single genomic window includes:
- the LOC127299194 gene encoding uncharacterized protein, whose protein sequence is MVFSSFPIFLDPPNWSQMQQQPHLQCLMGGGGGGGGGGGNDHHHQQHHQLMPPSSAQLAPLPGGPENTESPAAGGSSSASLQLVVSGQQGGPGEQPPRPSVSMTERARIARVPLPEPGTLRCPRCDSANTKFCYFNNYSLSQPRHFCKACRRYWTRGGALRNVPVGGGCRRNTKRSSKKRQGQGGGGVVAAATSSSSTTSTSTTTSAAATNAADIIASMQALPHHLGLPAAAALEASLEGYHSHHQHQHHNLSFLPPQFLQQGLHGYHFADGDIGSQLADGFPRGVASGLLAQLASIKMEEHSSGAGGAGGGFMGGHEQYWPGSGGGGGWPTEFLSGFSSSSSGNVL, encoded by the exons ATGGTTTTCTCGTCGTTCCCAATCTTCCTTGACCCTCCAAACTGGAGCCAG ATGCAGCAGCAACCTCACCTGCAGTGTCtcatgggtggaggaggaggaggaggcggcggcggcggcaacgaTCACCATCACCAGCAGCACCACCAACTGATGCCTCCATCGTCCGCTCAGCTGGCGCCGCTGCCAGGCGGCCCCGAGAACACTGAGTCGCCCGCCGCGGGTGGATCGTCTTCGGCCTCTCTGCAGCTGGTTGTGTCGGGACAGCAGGGCGGTCCCGGTGAGCAGCCCCCTCGGCCGTCGGTGTCGATGACAGAGCGCGCCCGGATCGCCCGCGTGCCCCTGCCGGAGCCCGGCACGCTCCGGTGCCCGCGCTGCGACTCAGCCAACACCAAGTTCTGCTACTTCAACAACTACTCCCTCTCGCAGCCGCGCCACTTCTGCAAGGCGTGTCGCCGCTACTGGACCCGCGGCGGCGCGCTCCGCAACGTCCCTgtcggcggcggctgccgccgcaACACCAAGCGCTCCAGCAAGAAGCGGCAGGGCCAGGGTGGTGGAGGCGTTGTCGCGGCCGCCACCTCATCGTCCTCCACCACCTCGACCTCTACCACCACTAGCGCCGCCGCGACGAACGCGGCCGACATCATCGCCAGCATGCAGGCACTGCCGCACCACCTCGGCCTCCCGGCCGCGGCCGCGCTGGAAGCGTCACTGGAGGGGTACCACAGCCACCACCAACACCAGCACCATAACCTGTCTTTTCTGCCGCCGCAGTTCCTGCAGCAAGGGCTGCACGGGTACCACTTCGCCGACGGCGACATCGGATCACAGCTGGCCGACGGGTTCCCGAGGGGCGTGGCATCAGGGCTGCTTGCACAGCTCGCGTCGATCAAGATGGAGGAGCACAGCTCGGGCGCTGGCGGCGCTGGAGGCGGCTTCATGGGAGGGCACGAGCAGTACTGGCccggaagcggcggcggcggcgggtggccGACGGAGTTCTTGTCCGGGTTCAGCTCCTCCTCGTCGGGGAATGTTTTATGA